A genomic segment from Diospyros lotus cultivar Yz01 chromosome 5, ASM1463336v1, whole genome shotgun sequence encodes:
- the LOC127801872 gene encoding uncharacterized protein LOC127801872, which produces MEGKSPASCNLGPGGGSFSFLGLQGSNQQESPQAYQSFMALPQQVQDAFPFRLKNTQECDQSVSFLNYDNKVERAKNSGSDDDDESNVFEEAGTRKKDFPWQRVKWTDKMVKLLITAVSYIGEEATLDCIVGGRRSALIQKKGKWKSISKVMAERGHKVSPQQCEDKFNDLNKRYKRLNDILGKGTSCKVVENPSLLDLMDLSDKAKDDVRKILSSKQLFYEEMCSYHNGNRLYLPHDRALQHSLRLALKNRDNLESRESTLPKPDDLDEDDQDAASDDQNAETEDARLVHYETEEGQASYRSDGAAFVVPGHPTKRRRQGEEHKASSSGSALDLLRPDHHGQTSHTNANPALAEGTDAEWFQNEWLISRSLQLEEQKLQIQAQMLELEKQRFKWQRITQQDDRELEKMRLENECLKLENQRLAFELKRREMGSEYN; this is translated from the coding sequence ATGGAAGGGAAATCACCAGCTAGTTGTAATTTGGGGCCGGGTGGTGGGTCTTTTAGTTTTCTAGGGTTACAAGGATCAAATCAACAAGAGAGCCCACAAGCTTATCAAAGCTTTATGGCCCTTCCCCAACAAGTTCAAGATGCTTTTCCTTTTAGGCTTAAGAACACCCAAGAATGTGATCAATCGGTTTCATTTCTGAACTATGATAACAAGGTTGAGAGGGCGAAGAATTCTGGCAGTGATGATGATGACGAGTCGAATGTTTTTGAAGAAGCTGGTACAAGGAAAAAGGATTTCCCTTGGCAGCGAGTGAAATGGACGGATAAAATGGTGAAGCTCTTAATAACTGCCGTGTCCTACATAGGGGAGGAGGCAACCTTGGATTGTATTGTTGGTGGAAGGAGGTCGGCACTTATACAAAAGAAAGGTAAGTGGAAGTCCATTTCAAAGGTGATGGCTGAGAGGGGCCATAAAGTTTCGCCTCAGCAATGTGAGGATAAATTTAATGATCTGAATAAGAGGTACAAGCGACTGAATGACATACTCGGGAAAGGTACTTCTTGCAAAGTTGTTGAAAATCCTTCACTTTTGGACTTGATGGACCTATCTGATAAGGCAAAGGATGATGTGAGGAAGATTTTGAGCTCAAAACAATTGTTTTATGAAGAAATGTGTTCGTATCACAATGGGAATAGGTTGTACCTTCCTCATGATCGGGCTCTTCAACATTCACTGAGGTTAGCACTTAAGAATAGAGACAATTTGGAGTCTCGGGAGTCCACTCTTCCCAAACCTGATGACCTTGATGAGGATGATCAAGATGCTGCAAGTGATGATCAAAATGCTGAAACTGAAGATGCTCGTCTGGTGCATTATGAAACCGAAGAAGGCCAAGCTAGTTATAGAAGTGATGGTGCGGCATTTGTTGTTCCAGGACATCCCACAAAGAGGAGGAGACAAGGGGAAGAACACAAGGCCTCGAGTTCTGGTAGCGCCTTGGACTTACTGAGACCAGATCATCATGGTCAGACCAGTCACACCAATGCAAATCCTGCTCTTGCTGAAGGCACAGATGCAGAATGGTTTCAGAATGAGTGGCTAATCTCTCGCTCACTGCAGTTGGAAGAGCAGAAACTACAGATTCAGGCCCAGATGCTGGAGCTGGAAAAGCAGCGGTTCAAGTGGCAGAGAATTACCCAGCAAGATGACAGGGAACTGGAAAAGATGAGGCTGGAAAATGAGTGCTTGAAGCTTGAAAATCAGCGCTTGGCGTTCGAACTTAAGCGCAGAGAAATGGGTTCTGAATATAACTGA
- the LOC127801873 gene encoding uncharacterized protein LOC127801873, whose translation MGACASFPKGMKGGAPVGPPPEAEKEEDIATAATSDVAEEKAAAVREVAVEGEEENTAGEDVTDKSQSLGSLLYKASETQTALPDTVNPSPESEGKAEAVAESSSQAKESKETDKASETQTTPMETVKAGAAVAVPYPDDGEKAPAAYIAGEEKVAKDQ comes from the exons ATGGGTGCCTGTGCTAGCTTTCCCAAGGGCATGAAGGGTGGCGCTCCTGTGGGGCCACCGCCGGAGGCCGAAAAGGAGGAGGATATTGCCACTGCCGCTACCTCCGACGTGGCGGAGGAGAAGGCCGCTGCCGTCAGGGAGGTGGCagtggaaggagaagaagagaacaCGGCCGGGGAGGATGTGACCGACAAAAGTCAATCTCTTGGCTCCTTGCTATACAAG GCATCGGAAACACAAACCGCTCTGCCGGATACGGTAAATCCGTCACCGGAATCTGAGGGAAAAGCCGAGGCAGTTGCCGAGTCATCTTCGCAGGCAAAGGAGTCGAAGGAGACTGACAAGGCCTCGGAGACACAAACCACTCCGATGGAGACTGTAAAAGCCGGGGCAGCAGTTGCCGTACCATACCCGGACGACGGCGAGAAGGCGCCGGCCGCCTACATTGCCGGTGAGGAGAAGGTAGCAAAAGATCAGTAG